From Prinia subflava isolate CZ2003 ecotype Zambia chromosome 31, Cam_Psub_1.2, whole genome shotgun sequence, a single genomic window includes:
- the LOC134562791 gene encoding translocon-associated protein subunit beta isoform X2, which yields MKLPLLAVFALVSVAHCEDGARLLASKSLLNRYAVEGKDLTLQYNIYNVGSSAALDVELSDDSFPPEDFGIVSGMLSVKWDRIAPASNVSHTVVLRPLKAGYFNFTSATITYLAQEGAQVVVGFTSAPGQGGILAQRDFDRRFSPHFLDWAAFGVMTLPSIGIPLLLWYSSKRKYDTPKTKKN from the exons ATGAAGCTCCCGCTTCTTGCTGTGTTTGCCCTGGTGTCTGTGGCTCACTGCGAGGATGGCGCCAGGCTCCTGGCCTCCAAATCCCTGTTAAACAGATACGCGGTGGAGGGCAAGGACTTGACTTTGCAGTACAACATCTACAACGTTGGCTCCAG CGCTGCCCTAGATGTGGAGCTGTCGGATGATTCCTTCCCCCCAGAAGACTTTGGCATCGTCTCTGGCATGCTCAGCGTCAAGTGGGACAGGATTGCTCC AGCGAGCAACGTGTCCCACACTGTGGTTCTACGGCCTCTCAAAGCTGGGTACTTCAACTTCACCTCTGCCACCATCACGTACCTGGCACAGGAGGGTGCACAGGTCGTG GTTGGCTTCACTAGTGCTCCCGGGCAGGGAGGAATTCTGGCTCAGCGTGACTTTGACAGGAGGTTCTCCCCTCACTTT CTGGACTGGGCAGCTTTTGGTGTGATGACCCTGCCCTCCATCGGGATCCCCCTGCTGCTGTGGTACTCGAGCAAGAGGAAGTATGACACCCCCAAGACCAAAAAGAACTGA
- the ZBTB7B gene encoding zinc finger and BTB domain-containing protein 7B isoform X2, translating to MASPEDDLIGIPFPEHSSELLSCLNEQRQLGLLCDVTIKTQGLEYRTHRAVLAASSRYFKKLFAGPGPGQEVCELDFVGPEALGALLEFAYTATLTISSANMGEVLRAARLLEIPCVIAACVEILQGSGLEAPGPDDGDCERARRYLEAFSTLPEGEVPAPPPPRPTPRRSKKTRKFLQARGARLNNHAEEPPTEAEGSGSSPLPAPLPSPPLPEGLPLPYDSFELPEEEELPPHPFPFPYQPPLSPEEAASDDDAIDPDLMAYLSSLHHESLAPGLDSPDKLVRKRRSQMPQECPVCHKVIHGAGKLPRHMRTHTGEKPFACQVCGVRFTRNDKLKIHMRKHTGERPYSCQHCSARFLHSYDLKNHMHLHTGARPYECYLCHKAFAKDDHLQRHLKGQNCLEVRTRRRRRDEPPPPPTGPPGLDLSNGRLEGLRLSIARYWAPGQPEEEEEEVEGEEGPQPDGTVPVETA from the exons ATGGCCAGCCCAGAGGATGACCTCATCGGCATCCccttccctgagcacagcagcgagctgctgagctgcctgaaCGAGCAAcggcagctggggctgctctgcgACGTCACCATCAAGACTCAGGGGCTGGAGTACCGCACCCACcgtgctgtcctggctgcctccagccGCTATTTCAAGAAGCTTTTTGCAGGGCCggggccagggcaggaggtCTGTGAGCTGGACTTTGTGGGGCCAGAGGCACTTGGTGCACTGCTGGAGTTTGCTTACACAGCCACGCTGACTATAAGCAGCGCCAACATGGGTGAGGTGCTGCGTGCTGCCCGGCTGCTGGAGATCCCCTGTGTCATCGCTGCCTGTGTGGAGATCCTGCAGGGCAGTGGGCTGGAGGCTCCTGGCCCCGATGATGGCGACTGCGAACGTGCCCGCCGCTACCTGGAGGCTTTCTCCACCCTCCCCGAGGGTGAGGTGCCTGCCCCACCGCCCCCCCGCCCCACCCCCCGGCGCAGCAAGAAGACCCGCAAGTTCCTGCAAGCCCGTGGTGCCCGGCTCAACAACCATGCCGAGGAGCCACCCACTGAGGCTGagggctctggcagctccccGCTGCCCGCTCCATTGCCCTCGCCCCCTCTGCCTgaggggctgcccctgccctaCGACAGCTTCGAGCtgcctgaggaggaggagctaCCCCCAcaccccttccccttcccctaccagccccccctgtcccctgagGAGGCCGCTTCTGATGATGACGCCATTGACCCCGACCTGATGGCATATCTGAGCTCACTGCACCATGAGTCGCTGGCGCCCGGGCTGGATAGCCCCGACAAGCTGGTGCGCAAGCGCCGTTCGCAGATGCCCCAGGAGTGCCCCGTTTGCCACAAGGTCATCCATGGTGCCGGCAAGCTGCCTCGCCACATGCGCACGCACACGGGCGAGAAGCCCTTCGCTTGCCAGGTCTGCGGAGTCCGATTCACACG GAATGACAAACTGAAGATCCATATGCGGAAGCACACAGGTGAGCGGCCCTactcctgccagcactgcagtgccCGCTTCCTGCACAGCTATGACCTGAAGAACCACATGCACCTGCACACAGGTGCCCGGCCCTATGAGTGCTACCTCTGCCACAAGGCCTTCGCCAAGGACGACCACCTCCAGCGGCACCTCAAGGGCCAGAACTGCCTGGAGGTGCggacccgccgccgccgccgcgatGAGCCACCTCCACCACCCACTGGGCCCCCTGGCCTCGACCTCTCCAATGGGCGTCTGGAGGGGCTGCGCCTCTCCATTGCCCGCTACTGGGCTCCAGGGCAgcctgaggaagaggaagaggaggtggagGGTGAGGAAGGGCCACAGCCAGATGGTACTGTGCCGGTGGAGACGGCATAG
- the LOC134562791 gene encoding translocon-associated protein subunit beta isoform X1 has protein sequence MEILEPLPGPKEVPRELERDLGQRPGATEQGFQLPEGRVTWDIGKKLFPVREMKLPLLAVFALVSVAHCEDGARLLASKSLLNRYAVEGKDLTLQYNIYNVGSSAALDVELSDDSFPPEDFGIVSGMLSVKWDRIAPASNVSHTVVLRPLKAGYFNFTSATITYLAQEGAQVVVGFTSAPGQGGILAQRDFDRRFSPHFLDWAAFGVMTLPSIGIPLLLWYSSKRKYDTPKTKKN, from the exons ATGGAGATCctagagccccttccagggcctaaagaGGTTCCAAGAGAACTGGAGAGGGACCTTGGACAAAGGCCTGGAGCGACAGAACAAGGCTTCcaactgccagagggcagagttACATGGgatattggaaagaaattgttccctgtgagggag ATGAAGCTCCCGCTTCTTGCTGTGTTTGCCCTGGTGTCTGTGGCTCACTGCGAGGATGGCGCCAGGCTCCTGGCCTCCAAATCCCTGTTAAACAGATACGCGGTGGAGGGCAAGGACTTGACTTTGCAGTACAACATCTACAACGTTGGCTCCAG CGCTGCCCTAGATGTGGAGCTGTCGGATGATTCCTTCCCCCCAGAAGACTTTGGCATCGTCTCTGGCATGCTCAGCGTCAAGTGGGACAGGATTGCTCC AGCGAGCAACGTGTCCCACACTGTGGTTCTACGGCCTCTCAAAGCTGGGTACTTCAACTTCACCTCTGCCACCATCACGTACCTGGCACAGGAGGGTGCACAGGTCGTG GTTGGCTTCACTAGTGCTCCCGGGCAGGGAGGAATTCTGGCTCAGCGTGACTTTGACAGGAGGTTCTCCCCTCACTTT CTGGACTGGGCAGCTTTTGGTGTGATGACCCTGCCCTCCATCGGGATCCCCCTGCTGCTGTGGTACTCGAGCAAGAGGAAGTATGACACCCCCAAGACCAAAAAGAACTGA